One Corynebacterium yudongzhengii DNA window includes the following coding sequences:
- a CDS encoding ParB/RepB/Spo0J family partition protein, whose protein sequence is MADKPRKGGLGKGLGALIPSGPGPEAGDAPRPKIGNGAADVIFGAEKKVPGAPVFPAGGSRQKPSKAMRKAVHAEDTNSENANEDVGATYAELPIGTIEPNIKNPREVFDPDELAELVHSIREFGLLQPIVVRRAPDDDGYQLIMGERRWRAAAKAGLKTIPAIIRDTSDENMLRDALLENIHRVQLNPLEEAAAYQQLLEEFGVTQAELADRLGRSRPVITNTIRLVQLPVGVQKRVAAGVLSAGHARALLGVKLDDDGQAQNELAERIVREGLSVRATEEAVTLINRGGKAQAAPSKRTPTPTPEFATAAAERLSDTWDTKVSVSMGKRKGKIVVEFGDRDDFERIMSLIEKDD, encoded by the coding sequence GTGGCAGACAAGCCGCGTAAGGGAGGCCTCGGCAAGGGCCTCGGAGCCCTGATCCCGTCGGGGCCCGGGCCGGAGGCCGGAGACGCCCCGCGCCCGAAGATCGGCAACGGGGCCGCCGACGTCATCTTCGGCGCCGAGAAGAAGGTCCCCGGCGCCCCCGTGTTCCCGGCCGGAGGCAGCCGCCAGAAGCCGTCGAAGGCGATGCGCAAGGCCGTCCACGCCGAGGACACTAATTCCGAGAACGCCAACGAGGACGTCGGCGCCACCTACGCCGAGCTGCCCATCGGCACGATCGAGCCGAACATCAAAAACCCCCGCGAGGTCTTTGATCCCGACGAGCTTGCCGAGCTCGTCCACTCGATCCGCGAGTTCGGGCTGCTGCAGCCCATCGTCGTGCGTCGCGCCCCAGATGACGACGGCTACCAGCTCATCATGGGCGAGCGCCGCTGGCGCGCCGCCGCGAAGGCGGGCCTCAAGACCATCCCGGCGATCATCCGCGACACCTCGGATGAGAACATGCTGCGCGACGCGCTGCTGGAGAACATCCACCGCGTCCAGCTCAACCCGCTCGAGGAGGCAGCCGCCTACCAGCAGCTCCTCGAGGAATTCGGCGTCACCCAGGCCGAGCTCGCCGACCGCCTCGGCCGCTCGCGTCCCGTGATCACCAACACCATCCGCCTCGTGCAGCTGCCCGTCGGCGTGCAGAAGCGGGTCGCCGCCGGGGTCCTGTCCGCCGGCCACGCCCGCGCCCTGCTCGGCGTGAAGCTCGACGACGACGGCCAGGCCCAAAACGAGCTCGCCGAGCGTATCGTGCGCGAGGGGCTATCCGTGCGCGCGACCGAGGAAGCTGTGACTCTTATCAATCGCGGTGGGAAGGCGCAGGCGGCGCCGTCGAAACGCACGCCCACCCCGACCCCGGAGTTCGCCACCGCCGCCGCCGAGCGCCTGTCCGATACGTGGGATACGAAGGTCTCGGTCTCGATGGGCAAGCGCAAGGGCAAGATCGTCGTCGAGTTCGGCGACCGGGATGACTTCGAGCGCATCATGTCGCTCATCGAGAAAGACGACTAG